A genome region from Pseudomonas sp. N3-W includes the following:
- a CDS encoding efflux transporter outer membrane subunit yields the protein MSERSIAILSAALLLGGCSLIPDYRQPPSPTAAQYPQGPAYGAAVAPTTPMPADWQTLFHDPALQQLINGALMNNRDLRVAALNVQAFQAQYRIQRADLFPAVSANGTGSRQRIPGIGPSKARINASYSATLGISAYELDFFGRVRSLTDQAMLNYLATEEARRSAEISLVANVANAYLTWRADQELLELTRQTLAADEESLRLTLRTSTTGKVSALDSIQAQTSVDSTRASLARYTRQVARDVNALTLLVGAPVDDSLPGRPLASDLVARVPAGLPSQLLQRRPDIVQAEYKLQAANANIGAARAAFFPSITLTANAGTTSLQMSGLFKGGSGTWTFQPQINLPIFNAGSLRASLDYAKLQKDITVAQYEKSIQAAFQEVADGLAARQTYNDQLAAQRAFVQASQDYYTLAEHRYRIGVDSHLVFLDAQRSLYGAQQGLITDRLAQLIAEVNLYTALGGAWEAQPTPMSISQK from the coding sequence ATGAGTGAGCGGTCAATCGCGATACTGAGCGCGGCGTTGTTACTGGGAGGTTGCTCGCTGATACCGGATTACCGACAGCCGCCGTCACCGACGGCTGCGCAGTATCCACAAGGGCCAGCCTATGGCGCGGCGGTGGCTCCAACAACACCGATGCCGGCCGACTGGCAGACACTGTTCCATGACCCGGCGTTGCAGCAGTTGATTAACGGCGCCCTGATGAACAACCGCGACCTGCGCGTGGCGGCCTTGAACGTACAAGCGTTCCAGGCGCAATACCGCATTCAGCGCGCCGACCTGTTCCCTGCCGTATCCGCCAACGGCACCGGCTCGCGTCAGCGCATACCCGGTATCGGGCCGAGCAAGGCGCGGATCAATGCCTCTTATTCGGCGACTCTGGGCATCAGCGCTTATGAGCTGGATTTTTTCGGTCGCGTGCGCAGCCTCACGGATCAGGCGATGCTCAACTACCTGGCAACCGAAGAAGCCCGGCGCAGTGCCGAGATCAGCCTGGTGGCCAACGTCGCCAACGCGTACCTGACCTGGCGCGCCGACCAGGAACTGCTGGAGCTGACCCGCCAGACCCTCGCCGCCGACGAAGAAAGCCTGCGCCTGACCCTGCGCACCAGCACCACCGGCAAGGTCTCGGCGCTGGACTCGATCCAGGCGCAGACCAGCGTCGACAGCACCCGTGCCAGCCTCGCGCGCTACACCCGCCAGGTTGCCCGGGACGTCAACGCCCTGACGCTGCTGGTGGGTGCCCCGGTTGACGATTCATTGCCCGGACGACCGTTGGCCAGCGATCTGGTGGCGCGGGTGCCGGCCGGGTTGCCGTCGCAATTGCTGCAACGGCGCCCGGACATCGTCCAGGCCGAATACAAGCTGCAGGCGGCCAACGCCAATATCGGCGCGGCCCGGGCGGCTTTTTTCCCCAGTATCACCCTGACCGCCAACGCCGGCACCACCAGCCTGCAGATGTCCGGGCTGTTCAAGGGCGGTTCCGGGACCTGGACCTTCCAGCCGCAAATCAACCTGCCGATCTTCAATGCCGGCAGCCTGCGAGCCAGCCTGGATTACGCAAAGTTGCAGAAGGACATCACTGTCGCCCAATACGAAAAGTCGATTCAGGCCGCGTTTCAGGAAGTGGCTGACGGCCTGGCGGCACGCCAGACCTATAACGATCAGCTCGCCGCCCAGCGCGCCTTTGTCCAGGCCAGCCAGGACTACTACACCCTGGCCGAACACCGTTATCGCATCGGCGTCGACAGCCACCTGGTGTTTCTCGACGCACAACGCTCGCTGTATGGTGCGCAACAAGGGCTGATCACTGATCGGCTGGCGCAGTTGATCGCCGAGGTGAATCTGTACACGGCGCTGGGTGGGGCCTGGGAGGCGCAGCCGACACCCATGTCGATCAGCCAAAAATAA